A genomic stretch from Arthrobacter sp. KBS0702 includes:
- a CDS encoding DUF4233 domain-containing protein, producing the protein MARLTKAQREWRPGMPKKRRSTKVMFASTVLLLEAFVALFGTLAVFGLRRGELPPLLVFGVGIGLSVVLVLTCAVLSKPWGVALGWILQVLLILTGIVEPTMYVVGGLFAITWWYGIRTGIRIDREAAQREREQAAWEAANPEGQSN; encoded by the coding sequence ATGGCCAGACTCACCAAGGCCCAGCGCGAATGGCGCCCGGGGATGCCCAAGAAGCGCCGCTCCACCAAGGTCATGTTCGCCTCCACGGTGCTCCTGCTGGAGGCCTTCGTGGCGCTCTTTGGCACCCTGGCGGTCTTCGGCCTGCGGCGCGGGGAGCTGCCGCCGCTGCTGGTGTTCGGCGTCGGCATCGGCCTGAGCGTGGTGCTCGTGCTGACCTGCGCGGTGCTCTCGAAGCCGTGGGGCGTGGCCCTGGGCTGGATCCTGCAGGTGCTGTTGATCCTCACCGGCATCGTGGAGCCGACGATGTACGTGGTCGGGGGACTCTTCGCGATCACCTGGTGGTACGGAATCCGGACCGGCATCCGGATCGACCGCGAAGCGGCCCAGCGCGAACGGGAGCAGGCCGCCTGGGAAGCCGCGAACCCCGAAGGCCAAAGCAACTAG
- the rpmA gene encoding 50S ribosomal protein L27, producing MAHKKGASSTRNGRDSNAQYLGVKRFGGQVVSAGEIIVRQRGTHFHPGAGVGRGGDDTLFALTPGAVEFGTRRGRRVVNIVAAAAAE from the coding sequence ATGGCACATAAAAAAGGCGCGAGCTCCACTCGCAACGGTCGTGACTCCAACGCCCAGTACCTCGGCGTCAAGCGCTTCGGCGGCCAGGTAGTTTCCGCTGGCGAGATCATCGTCCGCCAGCGCGGCACCCACTTCCACCCGGGCGCCGGCGTTGGCCGCGGCGGCGACGACACCCTGTTCGCCCTGACCCCCGGTGCTGTCGAGTTCGGCACCCGCCGTGGTCGTCGCGTTGTGAACATCGTGGCTGCTGCAGCTGCAGAGTAA
- a CDS encoding Rne/Rng family ribonuclease, whose product MDNDQLVAGNDEAIVTEEAPETAATEVPKKATRTRRKAAPKAEAAESAAAADAAASASDVVADAAEVTAAEVPADAEPAKAPARRSRSRKKIEVEAEPAVVGSAADAPAELPAAEAAPEKPVRRRASRAKAAPVAAETDEAAQAESVPATDVAHAAPETAATPDVAETAEKAPAAEVSAETAEAPSLFLAPGAVTSMIFQAPDLTAVVRPAPAAAEDAEEEEDEEAEGDDAGSRRRRRSRGRRGRSRAGESDTEADDAAESGEDTEGTLEDGVTSRRRRRRRRGDQDLELTGGGDDDPPNTVTRVRAPRAISEAPPSNRVTSVKGSTRLEAKKQRRRESRDTGRRRTVITEAEFLARRESVDRQMIVRQRDDRIQIGVLEDGVLAEHFVSKTQQDSLIGNVYLGKVQNVLPSMEAAFVDIGRGRNAVLYAGEVNWDAVNLEGKQRRIENALKSGDSVLVQVTKDPVGHKGARLTSQISLPGRYLVYVPGGSMTGISRKLPDVERNRLKRILKDRLPESAGVIVRTAAEGASEEELTHDINRLRAQWEGIESQSTSTKILAPELLYGEPDLTIKVVRDVFNEDFSKLIVSGEEAWDTIEAYVTYVAPDLVGRLEKWTKDTDIFAAWRIDEQIHKALDRKVFLPSGGSLVIDRTEAMTVVDVNTGKFTGSGGNLEETVTKNNLEAAEEVVRQLRLRDIGGIIVIDFIDMVLESNRDLVLRRMVECLGRDRTKHQVAEVTSLGLVQMTRKRMGTGLLEVFGEQCEACAGRGVVTHDEPVEHRRANTVAAEHHVPRAEHQPAGRTERKRRRGRGGQGSDEQSAPAAVHPEPTEAERHAKAEATRAALANIAAAAHAAHLHDGDATAAPDAETRQAALDAAVEVASTEEAAGRPAAVLTFGGEQVALPFVEHAEEAQQPALTLDLLTEAFANLGDAEAGKTAAAVPAAEAPEAPAEPAAAPAAEPAEPAAAAPSRATRGRGRARTARIQPPSARTREPQAPSRQEAAKAPAAQAPARQEAAKAPARQDAKAPVAMAPVAQAAAADTTAPRRVRRNRSASRAQGAANETSVQQRATAPSAAAGSVHEAKAPEPAKAAAKPAASEPIILGVGVPASEL is encoded by the coding sequence ATGGATAATGACCAGCTAGTAGCCGGTAACGACGAAGCAATTGTTACCGAGGAAGCACCGGAAACCGCCGCAACTGAGGTGCCGAAGAAGGCCACCCGAACCCGGCGCAAGGCGGCGCCCAAGGCGGAAGCCGCCGAATCAGCAGCCGCTGCGGATGCGGCAGCCAGCGCGTCCGACGTCGTTGCTGACGCCGCCGAAGTCACCGCCGCCGAAGTCCCGGCCGACGCCGAGCCGGCTAAGGCCCCGGCCCGCCGAAGCCGGTCGCGGAAGAAGATCGAAGTAGAGGCAGAGCCCGCAGTCGTTGGGTCAGCGGCCGACGCCCCGGCTGAGCTGCCCGCCGCCGAGGCAGCCCCGGAAAAGCCGGTCCGCCGCCGGGCCTCCCGCGCCAAGGCCGCTCCGGTGGCCGCGGAGACCGACGAGGCCGCACAGGCCGAATCCGTTCCGGCGACCGACGTCGCTCACGCTGCCCCCGAGACGGCCGCGACCCCCGACGTCGCCGAGACTGCGGAGAAGGCGCCAGCCGCCGAGGTTTCCGCCGAAACCGCTGAAGCTCCCTCGCTCTTCCTCGCGCCCGGCGCCGTCACGTCCATGATCTTCCAGGCCCCGGACCTGACCGCCGTCGTCCGCCCGGCCCCGGCCGCAGCCGAGGACGCGGAAGAGGAAGAGGACGAAGAAGCCGAGGGCGACGACGCCGGCAGCCGCCGACGCCGCCGCAGCCGTGGACGCCGCGGCCGCAGCCGCGCAGGCGAGTCGGACACCGAGGCAGATGACGCAGCGGAGTCCGGCGAGGACACCGAGGGCACCCTCGAGGACGGCGTGACCTCCCGCCGCCGCCGCCGTCGCCGCCGCGGCGACCAGGACCTAGAACTGACCGGCGGCGGGGATGACGATCCGCCCAACACGGTGACCCGCGTTCGTGCCCCGCGCGCGATCAGCGAGGCCCCGCCCAGCAACCGCGTCACCTCCGTCAAGGGTTCCACCCGCCTGGAGGCCAAGAAACAGCGCCGCCGCGAATCCCGCGACACCGGCCGCCGCCGCACGGTCATCACCGAGGCCGAGTTCCTGGCCCGCCGCGAGTCCGTGGACCGGCAGATGATCGTCCGCCAGCGCGACGACAGAATCCAGATCGGCGTCCTTGAGGACGGCGTGCTGGCCGAGCACTTCGTCTCCAAGACCCAGCAAGACTCCCTGATCGGCAACGTCTACCTGGGCAAGGTCCAGAACGTGCTGCCGTCCATGGAGGCCGCCTTCGTCGACATCGGACGCGGCCGCAACGCCGTGCTGTACGCCGGCGAGGTCAACTGGGACGCCGTCAACCTCGAGGGCAAGCAGCGCCGGATCGAAAACGCGCTCAAGTCCGGCGACTCCGTGCTGGTCCAGGTCACCAAGGACCCGGTCGGCCACAAGGGCGCCCGCCTGACCAGCCAGATCTCGCTGCCCGGCCGCTACCTCGTCTACGTCCCCGGCGGCTCCATGACCGGCATCTCCCGCAAGCTGCCCGACGTCGAACGCAACCGCCTCAAGCGGATCCTCAAGGACCGCCTCCCGGAGAGCGCGGGCGTGATCGTCCGCACCGCCGCCGAGGGGGCCTCGGAGGAAGAGCTGACGCATGACATCAACCGTCTGCGCGCCCAGTGGGAGGGCATCGAGAGCCAGTCCACATCCACCAAGATCCTGGCCCCCGAACTGCTCTACGGTGAACCGGACCTGACCATCAAGGTGGTCCGCGACGTGTTCAACGAGGACTTCTCCAAGCTGATCGTCTCCGGCGAGGAAGCCTGGGACACGATCGAGGCCTACGTCACCTACGTGGCTCCGGACCTGGTGGGCCGCCTCGAGAAGTGGACCAAAGACACGGACATCTTCGCGGCCTGGCGCATCGACGAGCAGATCCACAAGGCACTGGACCGCAAGGTCTTCCTGCCCTCCGGCGGGTCCCTCGTGATCGACCGCACCGAAGCCATGACCGTGGTGGACGTCAACACCGGCAAGTTCACCGGCAGCGGCGGCAACCTCGAGGAAACCGTCACCAAGAACAACCTGGAAGCGGCCGAGGAAGTCGTCCGCCAGCTCCGGCTCCGGGACATCGGCGGCATCATCGTCATCGACTTCATCGACATGGTGCTCGAATCCAACCGTGACCTCGTGCTGCGCCGCATGGTGGAGTGCCTGGGCCGGGACCGGACCAAGCACCAGGTGGCCGAGGTGACCTCCCTGGGCCTCGTGCAGATGACCCGCAAGCGGATGGGCACCGGGCTGCTGGAAGTCTTCGGCGAACAGTGTGAAGCCTGCGCCGGCCGCGGCGTCGTCACCCATGACGAGCCTGTCGAACACCGCCGCGCCAACACCGTCGCCGCGGAACACCACGTCCCGCGGGCCGAGCACCAGCCCGCCGGGCGGACCGAGCGCAAGCGCCGCCGCGGCCGGGGCGGCCAGGGCTCGGACGAGCAGTCCGCACCCGCTGCCGTGCACCCGGAGCCCACCGAGGCCGAGCGTCACGCCAAAGCTGAGGCGACCCGCGCAGCGCTGGCGAACATCGCCGCCGCCGCGCACGCCGCCCACCTGCACGACGGCGACGCGACTGCAGCGCCCGACGCCGAAACCCGCCAGGCTGCGCTGGACGCGGCCGTGGAAGTTGCCTCAACGGAGGAGGCTGCCGGGCGTCCGGCCGCCGTGTTGACCTTCGGCGGCGAGCAGGTTGCGCTGCCCTTCGTCGAGCACGCCGAGGAGGCCCAGCAGCCGGCGCTGACCCTGGATCTGCTCACCGAGGCATTCGCCAACCTGGGCGACGCCGAGGCGGGCAAGACGGCGGCAGCGGTTCCGGCCGCCGAGGCGCCCGAAGCACCAGCCGAGCCCGCCGCGGCCCCCGCCGCGGAACCCGCCGAACCGGCCGCAGCAGCACCGTCCCGCGCCACCCGTGGCCGCGGTCGCGCCCGGACTGCCCGGATCCAGCCGCCGAGTGCCCGCACCCGCGAGCCGCAGGCTCCCTCCCGCCAGGAGGCCGCCAAGGCTCCGGCCGCGCAGGCTCCGGCCCGCCAGGAGGCCGCGAAGGCTCCGGCCCGCCAAGATGCCAAAGCGCCGGTCGCCATGGCACCCGTAGCGCAGGCTGCGGCCGCGGACACCACCGCGCCGCGGCGGGTCCGCCGGAACCGGAGCGCCAGCCGGGCCCAGGGCGCTGCCAACGAGACGTCCGTGCAGCAGCGCGCGACTGCTCCGTCGGCTGCCGCCGGCTCGGTCCACGAAGCCAAGGCCCCGGAGCCGGCGAAGGCGGCTGCCAAGCCCGCGGCCAGCGAGCCGATCATCCTTGGCGTCGGCGTTCCCGCTTCGGAGCTCTAG
- a CDS encoding folylpolyglutamate synthase/dihydrofolate synthase family protein yields MTDEFSVESVYAELLGRAPENKMEPRLAPLHRAMDILGEPNKAFPIIHVTGTNGKTSTARMIEAGLRAHGLSTGRYTSPHLSKVTERISIDGEPVPDETFVRIWDEIRPYLEIVDGELEADGQPRLTYFECLTILGFAVFADQPVNVAVIEVGLGGITDATNVGDGQVAVVTPISLDHTELLGETTEEIAYEKAGIIKPGGFLISAAQPVDAAQVLLEKAKEVNVPFRFEGVEFGVESRNVAVGGQMVTIQGIAGRYEDLLVPLHGAHQAENAAVAVAALEAFFGAEKPLDAEVLQEAFASVSSPGRLEVLRTAPTIIVDAAHNPEGIRVSAEAIHEAFSFSKLVVVVGVLKEKDAEEILRQLKESLGDLASEYCFTQSNSPRAVPAEDLAELALDLGFGEDNIHVAEKLDDALEWAVERAESNEDLAGGILVTGSITLVAEARILLGKTEA; encoded by the coding sequence ATGACCGACGAATTTTCCGTAGAGAGCGTCTACGCCGAGCTGCTGGGCCGGGCGCCGGAAAACAAGATGGAGCCGCGGCTGGCGCCGCTGCACCGGGCCATGGATATCCTGGGGGAGCCGAACAAGGCGTTCCCGATCATCCACGTCACCGGCACCAATGGCAAGACTTCCACGGCGCGGATGATCGAGGCCGGGCTGCGCGCCCACGGACTGAGCACGGGCCGGTACACGAGCCCGCACCTGTCCAAGGTCACCGAACGGATCAGCATCGACGGCGAACCGGTCCCGGATGAGACGTTTGTCCGGATCTGGGACGAGATCCGCCCGTACCTGGAAATCGTGGACGGCGAGCTCGAGGCCGACGGCCAGCCGCGGCTGACCTACTTCGAGTGCCTGACCATCCTCGGCTTCGCGGTCTTCGCGGACCAGCCGGTCAATGTGGCGGTGATCGAGGTGGGCCTCGGCGGCATCACCGACGCGACCAACGTCGGCGACGGTCAGGTCGCCGTGGTCACCCCGATCTCACTGGACCACACCGAGCTGCTGGGCGAGACGACCGAGGAGATCGCCTACGAAAAGGCCGGCATCATCAAGCCGGGCGGCTTCCTGATCAGCGCGGCGCAGCCCGTGGACGCGGCCCAGGTCCTGCTGGAGAAGGCCAAGGAAGTCAACGTGCCGTTCCGCTTCGAAGGCGTGGAGTTCGGTGTCGAGTCCCGCAACGTCGCCGTCGGCGGCCAGATGGTGACCATCCAGGGCATCGCCGGCCGCTACGAGGACCTGCTGGTCCCGCTGCACGGTGCGCACCAGGCCGAGAACGCCGCCGTCGCGGTTGCCGCGCTGGAAGCTTTCTTCGGCGCCGAGAAGCCCCTCGACGCCGAGGTGCTGCAGGAGGCCTTCGCCTCCGTCAGCTCCCCGGGCCGGCTGGAGGTGCTCCGCACCGCGCCGACCATCATCGTGGACGCCGCGCACAACCCGGAGGGCATCCGGGTCTCCGCCGAGGCCATCCACGAGGCGTTCAGCTTCAGCAAACTGGTGGTCGTCGTCGGCGTCCTGAAGGAAAAGGACGCCGAGGAAATCCTCCGCCAGCTCAAGGAATCCCTGGGCGACCTCGCCTCGGAGTACTGCTTCACCCAGTCCAACTCGCCGCGGGCCGTACCGGCCGAGGACCTCGCCGAGCTGGCGCTGGACCTGGGCTTTGGCGAGGACAACATCCACGTCGCCGAGAAGCTCGACGACGCCCTCGAGTGGGCGGTGGAGCGGGCCGAGTCCAACGAGGACCTCGCCGGCGGGATCCTCGTCACCGGCTCCATCACGCTGGTGGCCGAGGCCCGGATCCTGCTCGGAAAGACCGAGGCGTAA
- a CDS encoding bifunctional hydroxymethylpyrimidine kinase/phosphomethylpyrimidine kinase: MPRVLAIAGSDPSGGAGIQADLKSIAALGGYGMAAITALTAQNTQGVRSVHVPPASFLTSQLDAISDDITIDAVKIGMLGDAAVIDAVRAWLERVRPAVVVLDPVMVATSGDRLLQESAETALRALLPLADLITPNLAELAMLLGEEHAADWAGALDQGKRLAALTGTTVLVKGGHLQAGGADDGGGCPDALVNTGGLLGQETVVVPGQRIATRNSHGTGCSLSSALATVQARTGDWAASLREAKPWLVGALREAGRLDVGRGNGPVHHFHHLQQAAALGAPAFQAEGDFAAVLDGAAADGLAAIYGLDFIRGLADGTLPEREFAYYLSQDALYLNGYSRVLSRAAALAPSEAEQLFWSRSAQQCLEVESELHRNWLADRAVEQTQGPVTKAYVDHLHAASLAGSYGVLVAAALPCFWLYAEVGATLHQEYLGAGAPADHPYAEWLRTYADEAFAESTRQAIRYTDAAGRRGSDAERSAMAVAFRQSCRYEVEFFDAPRLHS, encoded by the coding sequence ATTCCGAGGGTCCTCGCCATCGCAGGCTCGGACCCCTCCGGCGGCGCGGGCATCCAGGCCGACCTGAAGAGCATCGCCGCGCTCGGCGGCTACGGCATGGCCGCCATCACGGCGCTGACCGCCCAAAACACCCAGGGCGTCCGGTCCGTCCATGTGCCGCCGGCGTCGTTCCTGACATCCCAGCTGGACGCGATCAGCGACGACATCACCATCGACGCCGTCAAAATCGGCATGCTCGGTGACGCCGCGGTGATCGACGCCGTCCGTGCCTGGCTCGAACGGGTCCGCCCCGCCGTCGTGGTCCTGGACCCGGTGATGGTGGCCACCAGCGGCGACCGGCTGCTGCAGGAATCGGCCGAGACCGCCCTGCGGGCCCTGCTTCCGCTCGCGGACCTCATCACCCCGAACCTCGCCGAACTGGCCATGTTGCTCGGCGAAGAACACGCCGCGGACTGGGCCGGCGCGCTGGACCAGGGCAAGCGGCTCGCGGCCCTGACAGGCACCACAGTCCTGGTCAAGGGCGGCCACCTCCAGGCCGGGGGAGCTGACGACGGCGGCGGCTGCCCCGACGCGCTCGTCAACACCGGGGGACTGCTCGGCCAGGAGACGGTGGTGGTGCCGGGCCAGCGGATCGCCACCCGGAACAGCCACGGCACCGGTTGCTCGCTGTCCTCGGCGCTGGCCACGGTGCAGGCCAGGACGGGGGACTGGGCGGCATCACTGCGTGAGGCCAAGCCGTGGCTGGTCGGAGCGCTGCGGGAAGCGGGGCGCCTCGACGTCGGACGGGGCAACGGTCCGGTGCACCATTTCCACCACCTGCAGCAGGCCGCAGCCCTGGGGGCGCCCGCGTTCCAGGCCGAAGGCGACTTCGCCGCGGTCCTCGACGGGGCCGCCGCCGACGGGCTGGCCGCGATCTACGGCCTGGACTTCATTCGTGGCCTCGCAGACGGCACCCTGCCCGAACGCGAGTTCGCCTACTACCTCAGCCAGGACGCCCTGTACCTCAACGGCTACTCGCGGGTGCTGTCCCGCGCGGCGGCCCTCGCGCCGTCGGAAGCCGAACAGCTGTTCTGGTCCCGGTCGGCGCAGCAGTGCCTCGAGGTCGAATCCGAACTGCACCGGAACTGGCTGGCCGACCGGGCTGTTGAGCAGACACAGGGCCCCGTCACCAAGGCGTACGTGGACCATCTGCATGCGGCCTCCCTCGCCGGCAGCTACGGGGTCCTCGTGGCGGCGGCGCTGCCGTGCTTCTGGCTCTACGCCGAAGTGGGCGCCACCTTGCATCAGGAGTACCTCGGCGCCGGTGCCCCTGCGGACCACCCCTATGCGGAATGGCTGCGCACCTACGCCGACGAGGCCTTCGCGGAGTCGACGCGCCAGGCCATCCGGTACACGGACGCTGCCGGCCGCCGGGGTTCCGATGCGGAGCGCAGCGCCATGGCCGTCGCCTTCCGGCAGTCGTGCCGCTACGAGGTGGAATTCTTCGACGCGCCGAGGTTGCACTCCTGA
- the rplU gene encoding 50S ribosomal protein L21, whose product MVYAIVRAGGRQEKVSVGDFVTLNRVPGGAGSTFELPALLLVDGDKVTTAAKDLAKVTVTAEILEDLRGPKIVIQKFKNKTGYKKRQGHRQELTKVKITGIK is encoded by the coding sequence GTGGTGTACGCGATTGTCCGCGCAGGCGGCCGCCAAGAGAAGGTTTCCGTTGGAGACTTCGTTACCCTGAACCGCGTCCCCGGTGGAGCCGGCAGCACTTTTGAGTTGCCCGCACTGCTCCTGGTGGACGGTGACAAGGTCACGACTGCAGCCAAGGACCTGGCCAAGGTAACGGTTACGGCTGAGATCCTGGAAGACCTCCGTGGTCCCAAGATCGTCATCCAGAAGTTCAAGAACAAGACCGGTTACAAGAAGCGCCAGGGTCACCGTCAGGAACTGACCAAGGTCAAGATCACCGGTATCAAGTAA
- a CDS encoding vitamin K epoxide reductase family protein, with amino-acid sequence MPSISHAPDDVTAGGHATGTAAAERPLPPMTRDRPFGWLLLITGVVGWLASGTLVLEKLEVLKDPKHVTVCDVNPWISCGQVMQTPQSSVFGFPNMFIGIVAFAVIITTAMGLLAGAKFARWYWIGLQTGVTLGFAFVVWLWSQALYSIHILCPFCMIVWAAMIPLFVWVTVRNVSHGVIPMPAAAARIVGDSGWIVTALLYVAVVATIFFAFIQVFVGTSGY; translated from the coding sequence ATGCCCAGCATCTCGCACGCCCCGGACGATGTGACCGCCGGCGGGCACGCCACCGGCACGGCCGCGGCGGAGCGCCCCCTCCCGCCGATGACCCGCGACCGCCCGTTCGGCTGGCTCCTGCTGATCACCGGCGTCGTCGGCTGGCTGGCTTCGGGAACGCTGGTGCTCGAAAAGCTGGAAGTCCTGAAGGACCCCAAGCACGTGACGGTGTGTGACGTGAACCCGTGGATCTCGTGCGGCCAGGTGATGCAAACGCCGCAGAGTTCCGTGTTCGGTTTCCCCAATATGTTCATTGGGATTGTCGCCTTCGCGGTCATTATTACGACGGCGATGGGCCTCCTCGCCGGCGCCAAGTTTGCCCGCTGGTACTGGATCGGGTTGCAGACCGGCGTCACGCTGGGCTTCGCGTTTGTGGTGTGGCTCTGGTCCCAGGCGCTGTACTCGATCCACATTCTCTGCCCGTTCTGCATGATCGTGTGGGCCGCGATGATCCCCCTGTTCGTCTGGGTAACCGTGCGCAACGTGAGCCACGGCGTCATCCCGATGCCCGCCGCTGCGGCCCGCATCGTCGGAGACTCCGGCTGGATCGTCACGGCGCTGCTCTACGTCGCCGTGGTCGCCACCATCTTCTTCGCCTTCATCCAGGTCTTCGTGGGAACCTCCGGATACTAA
- the ndk gene encoding nucleoside-diphosphate kinase, whose translation MSTERTLVLVKPDGVARNLTGSIIARIEAKGYTLAELKKVNASRELLEQHYEEHVGKPFYEPLVEFMLSGPVVAAIFEGHRVIEGFRSLAGTTDPTTAAPGTIRGDFGRDWGEKVQQNLVHGSDSAESAEREIKIWF comes from the coding sequence GTGAGTACTGAGCGCACCCTCGTCCTGGTCAAGCCCGACGGCGTCGCCCGCAACCTGACCGGCAGCATCATCGCCCGGATCGAAGCCAAGGGCTACACCCTGGCCGAACTCAAGAAGGTCAACGCGAGCCGTGAACTCCTGGAACAGCACTACGAGGAGCACGTCGGCAAGCCCTTCTACGAGCCGCTGGTCGAGTTCATGCTCAGCGGACCTGTGGTCGCCGCGATCTTCGAAGGCCACCGCGTGATCGAGGGCTTCCGTTCCCTCGCCGGCACCACGGACCCGACGACGGCGGCGCCCGGCACCATCCGCGGCGACTTCGGCCGCGACTGGGGCGAGAAGGTCCAGCAGAACCTGGTCCACGGCTCCGACTCGGCCGAGTCCGCCGAGCGCGAGATCAAGATCTGGTTCTAA